Proteins from a single region of Allofrancisella inopinata:
- a CDS encoding HesA/MoeB/ThiF family protein, translating into MENIEKQIYARNIGIITDQEQTRLKNSKVTVIGAGGVGGITLISLARMGFGNIQVIDGDEFEYSNINRQMLSGVSRIGKNKAQCAKETILDINPNINVTVRQEMMTEGNIEEIITGSDLVIDATDNLVSRVIIHRAAQKLKTHSIWIAVTPPFRGGVMVFSDRTPAYELVLSHPSYSKKLTEEVKKEISAIKDRRAKISVEHGALVGWADSYINGNAPWAVICPIANIVGICASFEAFKIILNRKTLKPTYAPNLLKIDMSKPVMIEEVTPENGTWDNAEL; encoded by the coding sequence ATGGAAAATATTGAAAAACAGATCTACGCAAGGAACATAGGTATAATTACTGATCAAGAACAAACCAGGTTAAAAAATTCTAAGGTTACTGTAATAGGTGCTGGCGGAGTTGGTGGTATTACATTAATTAGCTTAGCTAGAATGGGTTTTGGAAATATCCAAGTAATAGACGGCGATGAGTTTGAGTACTCAAATATTAATCGACAAATGTTATCAGGTGTATCACGTATCGGCAAAAATAAAGCTCAATGTGCCAAAGAAACGATACTAGATATCAACCCAAACATAAATGTTACCGTTCGCCAAGAAATGATGACTGAGGGTAATATAGAGGAAATTATAACTGGTTCTGATCTGGTAATAGATGCTACCGATAATCTTGTTAGTAGAGTAATTATTCACAGAGCTGCTCAAAAGCTAAAAACACATTCTATTTGGATAGCTGTAACTCCCCCATTTAGAGGAGGGGTAATGGTTTTTTCTGATAGGACTCCTGCATATGAGCTTGTATTAAGTCATCCATCATATAGCAAAAAGCTAACAGAAGAAGTAAAAAAAGAAATATCTGCTATTAAAGATAGACGTGCAAAAATTTCTGTAGAGCATGGGGCTCTTGTTGGCTGGGCAGATTCATATATAAATGGTAATGCGCCATGGGCTGTTATCTGTCCTATTGCAAATATTGTTGGTATTTGTGCTAGTTTTGAAGCCTTTAAAATAATCCTAAACCGTAAAACTCTAAAACCAACTTACGCTCCAAACCTACTTAAAATAGATATGTCTAAACCAGTTATGATAGAAGAGGTAACTCCAGAAAATGGAACTTGGGATAATGCTGAACTTTAA
- a CDS encoding alpha/beta hydrolase, which produces MLNFKKSYKILVFALVCLIFVIIIASISKHSKASNVMSSDYYINYNNKKIHLTEKKFSTGDTKGVIMLINPLSIPSIVAFDIPNYSLMDSLAKNGYDVWAIDFIGEGKSSYPKVMQIDPAPKGTYPLQATQAIKQLDKAIDFVLNKTHQKNMAILGWSWGSVVAAMYATENPYKVSHLVLYGSMYCSRLEKTIEPMFIRPFAGKNDEFNEELPDYQNITWEMIKQHWQMMLKDDKSIVSDQTINQIGKAYINIDPAPYIPDSLRRPMGPMKDLYSIWNGIPVYDISKLTTPTLVIYGDQDLFADRELYEKLVNVKIKQKVEIKHATHWLIYEKTRDQFIQNVLNFLGKK; this is translated from the coding sequence ATGCTGAACTTTAAAAAATCCTATAAAATACTTGTCTTTGCATTGGTTTGCTTAATATTTGTAATAATAATTGCATCTATAAGTAAACACAGTAAAGCTTCTAATGTGATGTCATCAGATTACTATATTAACTATAACAATAAAAAAATTCATTTAACAGAGAAGAAATTCTCTACTGGAGATACTAAAGGTGTGATTATGCTTATAAACCCTTTAAGTATACCATCTATAGTTGCTTTCGATATTCCAAATTATTCTCTTATGGATTCACTAGCTAAAAATGGCTATGATGTTTGGGCTATAGATTTTATCGGTGAAGGTAAATCCTCTTACCCTAAAGTAATGCAAATAGATCCAGCTCCAAAAGGTACTTACCCACTACAAGCAACCCAAGCTATAAAACAACTAGATAAAGCTATAGATTTTGTACTTAACAAAACCCATCAAAAGAATATGGCTATATTAGGCTGGTCTTGGGGATCAGTAGTCGCAGCTATGTATGCAACTGAAAATCCATATAAAGTGAGCCATCTGGTTTTATACGGGTCAATGTATTGCTCTCGTCTAGAAAAAACTATAGAACCAATGTTTATCAGACCATTTGCTGGTAAAAATGATGAGTTTAATGAAGAGTTGCCAGACTATCAAAACATAACTTGGGAAATGATTAAACAACACTGGCAAATGATGCTAAAAGATGATAAATCTATTGTTAGTGATCAAACTATTAATCAAATTGGAAAAGCGTATATTAATATAGATCCTGCCCCATATATTCCAGATAGTTTACGTCGCCCTATGGGACCTATGAAAGATTTATATTCTATATGGAATGGTATACCAGTATATGATATTTCAAAACTAACAACTCCTACATTAGTCATTTATGGTGACCAGGATTTGTTTGCTGATAGAGAGTTGTATGAGAAGCTAGTTAATGTGAAAATTAAACAAAAAGTAGAAATAAAACACGCCACACACTGGCTAATTTATGAAAAAACTCGTGACCAATTT